In Leptospiraceae bacterium, one DNA window encodes the following:
- the lpxB gene encoding lipid-A-disaccharide synthase: protein MIAGEHSGDLLGAPLIKELKLSDRKMKFFGVGGPAMISEGFESLEDMENLSVIGFSQIVSKYGFLKKLLNRIVDEAIKRKTEFAILIDYPGFNLQLAKALKEKGIKVFFYVSPQIWAWRFKRIFFIKKYIDLMLVLFEFEKKIYDEYGVPSEFVGHPLAKRISEKLHSEEKIKFKTDCIRICVMPGSRTSEIKRILPVIMKFIPMLHKEITSQNKKIQFLLPNINKNAEEKIQFEIEKLKREYPEIEVLYFFDLSLRCIQASDLVIVASGTATLEVAYFEKPMVILYKVSLLTYLIGSSVIKVPWIGLVNILGGEEICQELLQAECKPEYVKEEVLNILDKPKYRNTMIEKIQKVKKSLGSGDSSKKSASAILKRMNFLL, encoded by the coding sequence ATGATTGCGGGAGAGCATTCCGGTGATCTGCTGGGGGCACCACTTATAAAAGAACTGAAGTTGTCGGATCGGAAAATGAAATTTTTCGGGGTGGGTGGTCCTGCAATGATCTCAGAGGGTTTTGAATCTTTGGAAGACATGGAAAATCTTTCCGTTATAGGATTTTCTCAAATAGTATCTAAATACGGATTTTTAAAAAAATTACTAAATAGAATAGTTGATGAGGCAATAAAAAGAAAAACAGAGTTTGCTATTTTGATAGATTACCCCGGGTTCAATCTGCAATTAGCGAAGGCACTCAAAGAAAAAGGAATAAAAGTCTTTTTTTATGTTTCACCTCAGATATGGGCATGGAGATTTAAAAGAATTTTTTTCATTAAAAAATACATAGATTTGATGTTGGTCTTGTTTGAGTTTGAAAAAAAAATTTATGACGAGTATGGAGTCCCGTCTGAATTCGTAGGCCATCCTCTTGCAAAAAGAATTTCTGAAAAATTGCACTCCGAAGAAAAAATAAAATTTAAAACAGATTGTATTCGAATTTGTGTAATGCCCGGTTCTAGAACATCAGAGATAAAAAGAATTCTTCCGGTAATTATGAAATTTATTCCAATGCTCCATAAAGAAATAACTTCTCAAAATAAAAAAATCCAATTTCTCCTTCCCAATATAAATAAAAATGCAGAAGAAAAAATACAGTTTGAAATCGAAAAACTCAAAAGAGAATACCCTGAAATCGAAGTTTTGTATTTTTTTGATTTATCACTTAGGTGTATTCAAGCCTCTGATCTTGTGATTGTTGCATCGGGTACAGCTACTTTGGAAGTGGCGTATTTTGAAAAGCCGATGGTTATTTTGTACAAGGTGAGTTTGTTGACTTACTTAATCGGGTCGAGTGTGATTAAGGTTCCTTGGATCGGACTCGTAAATATTTTAGGTGGCGAAGAGATTTGCCAAGAGTTGTTGCAAGCAGAGTGTAAGCCTGAGTATGTGAAAGAAGAAGTTTTGAATATATTGGATAAGCCCAAGTACAGAAATACAATGATCGAGAAAATTCAAAAAGTAAAGAAGAGTCTGGGTAGTGGAGATAGTTCTAAAAAAAGTGCGAGCGCTATTCTAAAACGGATGAATTTTCTTCTTTAA
- a CDS encoding UvrD-helicase domain-containing protein codes for MNLNSEQKKAVEHVKGPLLIFAGAGSGKTRVITNRIVNLITKEKVKPSEIVALSFTNKSAKELRERVFSMVGRKGVKGIELSTFHSFGLKLLKKFIENLDYKNPFSLLSPSDLEPIVIGLLKEKKLDPKKFPIYSILSKLSFRKNSNSFQKQEISELEEYVEAIFENYSEKLKSINSIDFDDLILLPIVLLKNFKEVKDYCHKKYKFYMVDEFQDTNQSQYELVKLLLGKNDNLCVVGDDDQSIYGFRGGDVNLILNFEKDFPHAKNVQLMQNYRSSKNILEAANSLIQKNPTRVSKELYSSFHYPEKVKYVEREDEKDEASFVIDEIEREILKEKRKGGEIAILFRTNYQSRPFEEELRLRSIPYRLFGAYNFFDRKEVKDILAYLRVLANPKDELSLLRILNYPKRGIGDTAISKIHKASVEKNLHTIDVLYALCESDSFVEGLKKNVISEIYEFLETIEKYKKRFFGNEGLSFVLKDFIKEIGFEKEIQLEEDNEKIAKARILNLFEILNMLKFFEEEWDSETKPTLFDFLLKISLLTNDDTNDSPEENKVNLMTMHLSKGLEFETVFLTGVEEGIIPSSRSMEFPTGEEEERRLMYVGMTRAKKKLYLTSTRGRKKFGESVPSIPSRFLSEINQEYLDRFLIESEEENSGFNFIAELEKLKIV; via the coding sequence ATGAATCTAAACTCTGAACAAAAAAAAGCAGTTGAACACGTAAAGGGGCCCCTTCTTATCTTTGCAGGAGCCGGCTCCGGTAAGACAAGAGTAATCACGAACAGGATTGTAAACCTGATCACAAAAGAAAAAGTCAAACCCTCTGAAATTGTTGCACTCTCTTTTACAAACAAAAGTGCAAAAGAACTAAGAGAAAGGGTTTTTTCTATGGTCGGAAGAAAAGGAGTCAAGGGGATAGAGCTGTCCACATTCCACTCTTTTGGTCTGAAACTATTAAAAAAGTTTATAGAAAATTTAGACTACAAAAATCCTTTTTCATTACTTTCCCCATCCGACTTAGAGCCTATTGTGATAGGTTTACTAAAAGAAAAAAAGTTAGACCCTAAGAAATTTCCTATCTATTCCATTCTCTCCAAGTTGAGTTTCCGAAAAAATTCAAACTCATTTCAAAAACAAGAGATTTCAGAATTAGAAGAATACGTGGAAGCAATTTTTGAAAATTATTCCGAAAAACTAAAAAGTATAAATTCTATAGACTTTGACGATCTCATCTTACTCCCTATAGTTTTGCTGAAGAATTTCAAAGAAGTAAAAGACTACTGTCACAAAAAGTACAAGTTTTACATGGTGGACGAGTTTCAAGACACTAACCAATCTCAGTATGAACTCGTAAAACTTCTTCTTGGGAAAAATGACAATCTTTGTGTTGTGGGAGACGACGACCAGAGTATCTACGGGTTTAGAGGAGGAGACGTAAACCTCATACTAAACTTTGAAAAAGATTTTCCTCATGCGAAAAATGTTCAACTCATGCAAAACTACCGCTCATCAAAAAATATTCTGGAAGCCGCAAACTCACTCATCCAAAAAAATCCCACCAGAGTTTCAAAAGAATTGTACTCGAGTTTTCACTACCCCGAAAAAGTGAAGTATGTAGAAAGAGAAGACGAAAAAGACGAGGCCTCTTTTGTAATAGATGAAATAGAAAGAGAGATTTTAAAAGAAAAAAGAAAAGGTGGAGAAATCGCAATTTTATTCAGAACAAACTACCAGTCCAGACCTTTTGAAGAAGAGTTACGACTTCGCTCTATCCCCTACAGACTTTTTGGTGCTTACAATTTTTTTGACAGAAAAGAAGTAAAAGATATTTTAGCGTATCTTAGAGTTCTTGCAAATCCGAAAGACGAGCTAAGTCTTCTTAGGATTCTAAACTACCCCAAAAGGGGAATAGGGGACACTGCAATTTCTAAAATTCACAAAGCCTCTGTAGAGAAGAACTTGCACACGATTGATGTTTTGTATGCGTTATGCGAAAGCGATAGTTTTGTAGAGGGTTTAAAAAAAAATGTAATTTCCGAAATCTATGAATTTTTAGAGACTATCGAAAAATACAAAAAAAGATTTTTTGGAAACGAAGGCCTGTCTTTCGTATTGAAAGATTTTATTAAAGAAATCGGTTTTGAAAAAGAAATCCAATTGGAAGAAGACAATGAAAAGATTGCAAAAGCAAGAATTTTAAACCTATTTGAAATCCTGAATATGTTGAAATTTTTTGAAGAGGAGTGGGACTCTGAAACTAAGCCGACTCTGTTTGACTTTCTTTTGAAAATTTCTTTACTCACAAACGATGACACAAATGATTCTCCCGAAGAAAACAAGGTCAACCTTATGACCATGCACCTCTCCAAGGGCTTAGAATTTGAAACAGTTTTTCTAACAGGTGTAGAAGAAGGAATCATACCATCTTCAAGGTCGATGGAATTCCCGACTGGAGAAGAAGAAGAAAGAAGACTGATGTATGTGGGGATGACCAGAGCAAAAAAAAAATTATATTTGACAAGTACGAGGGGTAGGAAAAAATTTGGAGAATCAGTTCCGAGTATTCCCAGCCGCTTCCTAAGTGAAATCAACCAAGAATATTTGGATCGCTTTTTGATAGAGTCTGAAGAGGAGAATTCCGGTTTTAACTTTATTGCAGAACTGGAAAAGCTAAAAATTGTTTAA
- a CDS encoding citrate synthase, producing MIKKAELLLDGKTYPLSISEGTDGSQGIHIGELYNKTGLVTIDPGYFNTASGVSEISKRDADKGELIYRGYHIEDLVKNSTFVETSYLLIYGSLPTQNELSDFSKRLSKHSLIHENMINLLDGFPGKAHPLAVLSVMVMSLSSYYPDNYEESLDRGIDLVTRLLAKIRTIAAYIYKKMVGQPFNYPQDKLPYCTNFLQMMFAIPTEPYEVKPEHDKILNQFWIMYAEHEMNVAAATVEMIGSTQANLFASISAGMSALWGSREGGKNVAAVELIEDILKNGGDVKNYFEKFKNGGAKLDSNGFGHEAYKGTSPRSVVAKELFRNFYKNTKDPIAETALKVEEYVLNDPYFIKENLYPNLDFYSGVIFHSLGIPKNMFTVMQTIGKLPGWLAHWRQLRLQTKTSKARPRQIYTGKVGLTYKPIEKR from the coding sequence ATGATTAAAAAAGCTGAGCTTCTATTAGACGGGAAGACTTATCCTCTTTCTATCTCCGAGGGTACGGACGGCAGTCAAGGAATCCATATCGGAGAGCTTTACAATAAGACAGGTCTTGTAACTATTGACCCGGGGTATTTTAATACCGCATCTGGCGTTTCAGAAATTTCCAAAAGAGACGCAGATAAGGGTGAGTTAATCTACCGAGGCTATCACATCGAAGACCTAGTGAAAAATTCTACCTTTGTTGAGACTTCCTATCTCCTGATTTATGGCAGTCTCCCCACTCAAAATGAATTGTCCGATTTTTCCAAGCGTCTTTCCAAGCATTCTCTAATCCATGAAAATATGATAAACCTACTCGACGGTTTTCCGGGGAAGGCTCACCCTCTTGCTGTTCTTTCTGTGATGGTAATGAGTTTGTCGAGTTATTACCCCGACAATTACGAAGAAAGTCTCGACAGAGGTATCGACCTAGTTACGAGGCTACTCGCAAAGATTCGTACTATTGCAGCCTATATCTACAAAAAAATGGTAGGTCAACCTTTCAACTATCCCCAAGACAAACTCCCCTATTGCACCAACTTCCTTCAGATGATGTTTGCAATTCCTACAGAGCCTTACGAGGTAAAACCAGAACACGACAAAATCTTAAACCAATTTTGGATCATGTATGCAGAGCACGAGATGAATGTAGCTGCAGCCACAGTAGAAATGATCGGCAGCACCCAAGCCAATCTATTTGCCTCTATCAGTGCCGGCATGAGTGCTTTATGGGGTTCCAGAGAAGGAGGTAAAAACGTAGCCGCAGTTGAGTTGATAGAAGATATTTTAAAAAATGGTGGAGACGTAAAAAACTATTTTGAAAAGTTCAAAAATGGTGGTGCAAAGCTCGACTCTAACGGCTTTGGGCACGAAGCCTATAAAGGTACCAGCCCTCGCTCGGTTGTTGCAAAAGAGTTGTTTAGAAATTTCTACAAAAATACAAAAGACCCAATCGCAGAAACTGCTCTAAAAGTGGAAGAATATGTCTTAAACGACCCGTATTTTATAAAAGAAAACCTCTATCCAAATCTTGATTTTTATAGTGGTGTGATTTTCCACTCTCTCGGAATTCCAAAAAACATGTTTACTGTCATGCAGACTATCGGGAAATTGCCTGGCTGGCTTGCTCACTGGAGACAACTAAGATTACAAACAAAAACGAGTAAGGCAAGACCAAGACAAATTTACACTGGCAAAGTGGGCTTAACTTATAAACCTATTGAAAAAAGATAG
- a CDS encoding tetratricopeptide repeat protein codes for MKFSNLVLISVILGSCASGGNKQDPILLKKLESENSLKAEIRKADEELSATGLTEEKKNGILLNKAKAFIQLGSYKEALQTLTEILQTRSGIHTPHISYYAGLAYFYDKDYKKAISFFIRSDSEDPLFEPDSKRKILAKAYFQENQFGPGVAILGKASQDKNFVKDLEYYEMVSLGFYKMNLIQRSLPFAEEGLTKFPESKVLQEIKKDCLTYLESKKIKS; via the coding sequence ATGAAATTTTCTAATCTGGTATTAATTAGTGTAATTTTAGGCTCTTGTGCATCAGGAGGAAACAAACAAGACCCGATCTTGTTAAAAAAGTTAGAATCTGAAAACTCATTAAAAGCAGAAATTCGTAAGGCAGATGAGGAGCTTTCCGCTACCGGTCTCACGGAAGAAAAGAAAAATGGAATACTTTTAAACAAAGCAAAGGCATTCATTCAATTAGGCTCTTATAAAGAAGCACTGCAAACACTAACAGAAATTTTACAAACTCGGTCAGGGATTCACACTCCTCACATCAGCTACTACGCCGGACTCGCCTATTTTTATGACAAGGACTATAAAAAAGCAATTTCATTTTTCATTCGCTCGGACAGTGAAGACCCACTTTTTGAGCCTGATTCAAAAAGGAAGATCTTGGCAAAAGCCTACTTTCAGGAAAACCAATTTGGCCCCGGAGTGGCAATTCTTGGCAAAGCGTCCCAAGACAAGAATTTTGTGAAAGATTTAGAATATTATGAAATGGTTTCGCTCGGATTTTATAAGATGAATTTAATTCAGAGGAGTCTTCCTTTTGCAGAAGAAGGCTTGACGAAATTTCCTGAAAGCAAAGTATTACAGGAAATAAAAAAAGACTGCCTGACATACCTTGAATCTAAAAAAATTAAATCGTGA
- a CDS encoding serine/threonine protein kinase produces MNEYFYDLTPEKVILACEECGYSPTGRVFALNSYENRVFDVYLEDSQNIIVKFYRPGRWSKEEIQEEHDFLYELSENEIPVSKPIRFQNGESIREISGIYYSMWEKIGGRSPDEFTDTDLKIVGRLISRIHRIGRSKKSLHRPHVNSEEYVHKPLRFLTEKSFLPKSCAERYILTAEKIAEIYDEISLGVPTQRIHGDCHNGNLLNGNSGWFFLDFDDFRTGPVVQDLWMLLPSSVEFREHRRGVFLEAYSEFSEFQENWLNLVEPLRAFRYIHYSAWIARRWEDPTFPALFPHFGSTDYWEKETQDLESQLKFISKPRQKNIALPKIEDQEEKLTNKDFFWDMT; encoded by the coding sequence ATGAATGAATATTTTTATGATCTCACTCCCGAAAAAGTAATCCTTGCATGCGAAGAATGCGGATATTCTCCTACAGGAAGAGTTTTTGCCTTGAATAGCTATGAAAATAGAGTGTTTGACGTGTATTTGGAGGACTCTCAAAATATTATCGTAAAATTTTACAGACCCGGAAGGTGGTCAAAAGAAGAAATCCAAGAAGAGCACGATTTTCTATATGAATTGTCAGAAAACGAAATCCCTGTTTCTAAACCTATTCGATTCCAAAACGGAGAAAGTATCAGAGAAATATCCGGGATATATTATTCTATGTGGGAAAAAATTGGAGGAAGGTCTCCGGATGAGTTTACCGATACAGATTTGAAAATAGTTGGAAGACTAATTTCCAGAATTCATAGAATAGGAAGGTCTAAAAAATCGCTTCATAGACCCCATGTGAATTCGGAAGAATATGTACATAAACCATTAAGGTTTTTAACAGAAAAGAGCTTTTTGCCTAAGTCTTGCGCTGAAAGGTATATATTGACCGCAGAAAAAATTGCAGAAATTTATGATGAAATCTCACTTGGAGTTCCCACCCAGAGAATCCACGGAGACTGCCACAACGGAAATCTGCTGAACGGAAACTCGGGCTGGTTTTTTTTAGACTTTGATGATTTTAGAACAGGGCCTGTAGTGCAGGATCTTTGGATGCTACTCCCTTCTTCAGTAGAATTTAGGGAGCACAGAAGGGGAGTTTTTTTAGAAGCATACAGTGAATTTTCTGAATTTCAGGAAAATTGGCTGAATTTAGTAGAGCCGTTAAGAGCTTTCCGATATATACACTATTCTGCTTGGATTGCAAGGAGGTGGGAAGACCCTACTTTTCCTGCACTTTTCCCCCATTTCGGAAGTACGGATTACTGGGAAAAAGAAACCCAAGACTTAGAAAGCCAGCTAAAATTTATCTCAAAACCAAGACAGAAAAATATAGCCCT